From one Lolium rigidum isolate FL_2022 chromosome 4, APGP_CSIRO_Lrig_0.1, whole genome shotgun sequence genomic stretch:
- the LOC124646897 gene encoding pectin acetylesterase 5-like has product MSDGSRTGWPPSASPQSCRPPKLAVPSHKHGGFLPPDHRRPVDPDMLKCSSTYRYEDGAGITRGEEEQLDVKLDMELDMKLDQKTSQGSAREERETCAREEGDVQAGATPKNKDEADIVSWREYEALRNGTRRELRAHGEGLAADTEKVTKKLDTNDETVNAIQVQVTDIQRCIQALQLAVENLTQQQQQQPEEEDSVHGDFEQQQQQPAAGRGVRRGNRGRGFVELGARRVPPHQQDDDLDPPARRPPPARMPSPSAPASRHLRLWWRRRGRGGAVAATFAVALLAAALLLSLSYYASLPLAPAPGPTLVGLTLVRRAEEKGALCLDGSAPGYHLQRGSGAGSQSWLIHLEGGGWCRNLKSCASRQRSILGSSRYMESQVEFAGMLSDDQDQNPDFYNWNKVKIRYCDGASFSGNVKEEFQNGTKFFFRGQRIWEAVMDELLLKGLRHAKQAFLTGCSAGGLATFIHCDDFHALLPKDSRVKCLSDGGFFLDVEDISNQRTLRAFYSDVVRLQDLKRRFLHCSSSMDPGQCFFPREVVKVIRTPVFILNPAYDAWQVQHVLAPVASDPQHSWLDCKLDISKCSPNQLEILQGFRKELHDAIGELKQKKDWGIFIDSCFIHCQSLNSFTWHSPSSPRVNNKTIAEAVGDWFFDRREVKELDCEYPCNPSCHNLVFAKPFKG; this is encoded by the exons GTACGAAGATGGAGCAGGCATcacacgaggagaagaggagcagctagACGTGAAGCTGgatatggagctggacatgaagctggaccagAAGACATCCCAaggaagcgcgagggaggagagggagacaTGCGCGAGGGAAGAAGGCGATGTCCAGGCCGGCGCCACCCCC aaaaacaaggatgaAGCTGATATTGTttcttggagggagtatgaagctcttcgcaaTGGGACGCGACGTGAATTACGCGCACATGGCGAAGGACTTGCTGCTGATACTGAGAAGGTCACCAAGAAGCTTGACACTAATGATGAGACTGTCAATGCAATTCAAGTTCAAGTGACCGATATTCAGCGTTGTATTCAAGCATTGCAGTTAGCTGTTGAGAActtgacccaacaacaacaacaacaacctgaAGAAGAGGACAGTGTTCATGGAGATtttgaacaacaacaacaacaacctgcTGCTGGTCGTGGTGTTcgacgtggtaaccgtggtcgtggttttgttgAACTTGGAGCCCGCCGTGTCCCTCCACATCAGCAAGACGATGatttgg ATccgcccgcccgccgcccgccgcccgcccgcatGCCGTCGCCCTCCGCCCCGGCGAGCCGCCACCTACGCCTCTGGTGGCGCCGCCGAGGCCGGGGCGGAGCCGTCGCGGCCACCTTCGCCGTCGCGCTCCTCGccgcggcgctcctcctctcgctctcctACTACGCCTCCCTGCCCCTCGCGCCCGCCCCCGGCCCCACCCTCGTCGGCCTCACCCTCGTCCGCCGCGCCGAGGAGAAGGGCGCGC TGTGCTTGGACGGGAGCGCGCCAGGGTACCATCTGCAGAGGGGGTCAGGGGCTGGATCTCAGAGCTGGCTCATCCACTTGGAG GGTGGAGGTTGGTGCCGAAATTTGAAGTCATGTGCTTCACGCCAGAGATCTATCTTGGGTTCTTCACGGTACATGGAAAGTCAGGTTGAGTTTGCTGGGATGTTGAGTGATGATCAAGATCAAAATCCAG ATTTTTACAACTGGAATAAAGTGAAGATAAGATATTGTGACGGGGCATCATTTTCTGGGAATGTCAAAGAGGAGTTTCAG AATGGCACAAAATTCTTCTTCAGAGGACAGCGTATCTGGGAAGCAGTTATGGATGAACTTCTACTGAAAGGGCTCAGACATGCTAAACAG GCTTTTCTAACAGGATGCTCTGCTGGTGGGTTAGCCACATTCATTCACTGTGATGATTTTCATGCACTGCTGCCAAAAGATTCTCGGGTTAAGTGTCTTTCGGATGGTGGTTTTTTCCTTGATGT AGAAGACATTTCCAATCAAAGGACCTTGCGGGCTTTCTATAGTGATGTTGTCCGTCTTCAGGATTTGAAGAGGAGGTTCTTGCACTGCAGTTCAAGCATGGATCCAGGCCAG TGCTTCTTTCCACGTGAAGTTGTAAAAGTCATCAGGACGCCAGTATTTATTCTTAATCCAGCATATGATGCCTGGCAG GTACAACATGTGTTGGCACCAGTAGCATCAGACCCTCAACATTCATGGCTAGACTGTAAGCTGGATATTAGCAAGTGTAGTCCTAACCAACTTGAAATTCTCCAAG GTTTTAGGAAAGAATTGCATGACGCTATCGGAGAATTGAAGCAGAAAAAAGACTGGGGTATTTTTATCGATTCCTGCTTTATACACTGTCAGTCGTTGAACTCTTTCACTTGGCACTCTCCATCTTCTCCTAGAGTCAACAACAAG ACCATTGCAGAAGCAGTTGGAGACTGGTTCTTTGACAGGAGAGAAGTGAAGGAACTAGACTGCGAGTACCCCTGCAACCCGTCGTGCCACAACCTTGTTTTTGCTAAGCCCTTCAAGGGATGA